A region of Flavobacteriales bacterium DNA encodes the following proteins:
- the hemB gene encoding porphobilinogen synthase — protein sequence MNRTRRLRKQASIRSVVQEHELSVNDFIYPLFIEEGTGIEKEIASMPGIYRYSLDCIAKELEEVVALGIKSVLLFGIPSEKEETGKESWNDEGIIQQAIRYIKQNYPSLYVVTDVCFCEYTDHGHCGVLEDGDVKNDPTVCNLQKQVVSHVKAGADMVAPSGMMDGTVEALRVALDGAGFVDIPIMGYSVKYASAYYGPFRDAADSAPAFGDRKTYQMNPANRREAMIEAQYDDSEGADILMVKPALSYLDIIRDLRNSFSKPIACYNVSGEYSMIKAAAEKDWIDGDRVMMESLLSMKRAGADIIITYFAKDAAKILNQY from the coding sequence ATGAATCGTACTAGGAGGTTGAGAAAGCAGGCAAGTATTCGAAGCGTTGTACAGGAACATGAATTGTCTGTAAATGATTTTATCTATCCTTTGTTTATTGAAGAGGGGACTGGAATAGAGAAAGAAATAGCATCTATGCCTGGTATTTACAGATATTCATTGGATTGTATAGCAAAAGAATTAGAAGAGGTTGTTGCATTAGGAATAAAGTCTGTTTTACTTTTTGGAATTCCTTCAGAAAAGGAAGAAACAGGAAAAGAGTCTTGGAATGACGAAGGGATAATTCAACAAGCAATAAGATATATTAAACAGAACTACCCAAGTTTATATGTTGTAACAGATGTATGCTTTTGTGAATATACAGATCATGGTCATTGTGGGGTGTTAGAAGATGGAGATGTGAAAAATGATCCTACTGTTTGCAATTTACAAAAACAGGTTGTGTCTCATGTAAAAGCTGGGGCAGATATGGTTGCGCCTTCTGGAATGATGGATGGCACAGTTGAAGCACTTCGTGTAGCGTTAGATGGAGCAGGCTTTGTTGATATTCCAATAATGGGGTATTCTGTAAAATATGCCTCAGCTTACTATGGCCCTTTTAGAGATGCAGCAGATTCAGCACCAGCATTTGGAGATCGAAAAACTTATCAAATGAATCCAGCTAATCGACGAGAGGCGATGATAGAGGCACAATACGATGATAGTGAAGGGGCAGATATTTTAATGGTAAAACCAGCATTATCATACTTGGATATTATTAGAGATTTAAGAAATAGCTTTTCAAAACCTATAGCATGTTACAATGTGAGTGGAGAATACTCCATGATAAAAGCAGCAGCAGAAAAAGATTGGATAGATGGAGATCGTGTAATGATGGAATCGTTGTTGTCAATGAAGAGAGCAGGAGCTGATATTATTATTACTTACTTTGCGAAAGACGCAGCTAAAATTTTAAATCAATATTAG
- the hemL gene encoding glutamate-1-semialdehyde 2,1-aminomutase → MKHTKSEELYNQGLEHLVGAVNSPVRAFKSVGGSPLFIKKAKRSHIVDVDNNRYIDYVLSYGPMLLGHKNKKVDKAIYKALKKGYTFGASTKNEIKLAKIVCEAFPSMDKVRFVNSGTEAVLSAIRLARAYTQKDKIIKFSGCYHGHSDALLVAAGSGIATLSMPGSSGVPKAAVENTLIANYNDIESVKQHFEKHNDIAGVIIEPVAGNMGVVIPQNEFLKELKELANEYGALLIVDEVMTGFRSKFGGAQELLGIEADITCLGKVVGGGFPVGAYGARNEIMEMVAPLGNMYQAGTLSGNPIAMAAGIATLKELKKQNPYEQLEAVAQEIEETLLQAAQENDIELVVNRFGTMINPFFTSKEVKNFSDAQQCDTERFAKFFWALIENGVFIPPSQFEAWFLSSSLTRKDIEKTKLAIQEAMKQIAVSNTNSND, encoded by the coding sequence ATGAAGCACACAAAATCAGAAGAATTATATAACCAAGGATTAGAGCATTTAGTAGGTGCAGTAAATTCTCCAGTAAGAGCTTTTAAGTCAGTAGGAGGATCTCCTTTGTTTATTAAGAAAGCGAAGAGAAGCCATATTGTTGATGTTGATAATAATAGATATATTGACTATGTGCTTTCATATGGGCCTATGTTATTAGGACATAAGAATAAAAAAGTAGATAAAGCGATTTATAAAGCCTTAAAAAAAGGATATACATTTGGAGCATCTACTAAAAATGAAATAAAGCTTGCTAAAATTGTATGTGAAGCGTTTCCTTCAATGGATAAAGTTCGATTTGTAAATTCAGGGACAGAGGCAGTTTTAAGTGCTATTCGGTTAGCTAGAGCTTATACACAAAAAGATAAAATAATTAAGTTTTCTGGATGTTATCACGGTCATTCAGATGCTTTGTTAGTTGCTGCGGGGTCAGGAATTGCAACGTTAAGCATGCCAGGGAGTAGTGGAGTGCCTAAGGCTGCTGTTGAAAATACATTGATAGCCAATTATAATGATATAGAAAGCGTAAAGCAGCATTTTGAAAAACACAATGATATTGCGGGGGTTATTATAGAACCTGTAGCAGGAAATATGGGGGTTGTCATCCCTCAGAATGAATTTTTAAAAGAACTAAAAGAATTAGCGAACGAGTATGGAGCTTTGTTAATCGTTGATGAAGTAATGACTGGTTTCCGTTCAAAATTTGGAGGGGCTCAAGAGCTATTAGGTATAGAAGCAGATATTACATGTTTAGGGAAAGTTGTTGGAGGAGGTTTCCCAGTAGGAGCTTATGGGGCTAGAAATGAGATCATGGAAATGGTTGCTCCTCTTGGAAATATGTATCAAGCTGGAACACTTAGTGGCAATCCAATAGCTATGGCAGCAGGAATTGCAACATTAAAAGAGTTAAAAAAACAAAATCCGTACGAACAATTGGAAGCTGTAGCTCAAGAAATAGAAGAGACGTTATTACAAGCAGCTCAAGAAAATGATATAGAATTGGTTGTCAACCGATTTGGAACAATGATTAACCCATTCTTTACTTCAAAAGAAGTAAAGAACTTTTCTGATGCTCAGCAATGTGATACCGAACGTTTTGCTAAATTTTTCTGGGCGTTAATAGAGAATGGTGTGTTTATTCCTCCTTCTCAGTTTGAAGCTTGGTTTTTATCAAGTTCTTTAACTAGAAAAGATATCGAAAAGACGAAACTGGCAATTCAAGAAGCAATGAAACAAATAGCAGTATCAAATACAAATAGCAATGATTAA
- the hemE gene encoding uroporphyrinogen decarboxylase yields the protein MIKNDLFLRALKGEEVKRPPVWMMRQAGRYLPEFMEIKAKYDFFTRCRTPELASEITVQPIRRYGMDAAILFSDILVVPQAMNIEVEMKPNVGPWLPNPIRTTQDLDRVVVPDVKEELGYVMDAIKMTKEQLNNEIPLIGFAGSPWTILCYCVQGQGSKNFDKAKKFCFTNPTAAHALLQKITDTTILYLKEKVKAGVNAVQVFDSWGGMLSPVDYQEFSWRYIQQIIDALKDDAPVIAFGKGCWFALEEMSKSGASAIGVDWTITPEKARALTKNNVTLQGNFDPTRLYSPPAEIKKMVKQMIDRFGKNQYVVNLGHGILPDIPLENVEAFISSVKEYEG from the coding sequence ATGATTAAAAACGATTTATTTTTAAGAGCATTAAAAGGTGAAGAGGTAAAAAGACCGCCAGTTTGGATGATGAGACAAGCAGGTAGGTATTTACCTGAATTCATGGAGATAAAGGCGAAGTACGACTTTTTTACAAGGTGTCGAACTCCAGAGTTAGCTTCTGAAATTACAGTACAGCCAATTAGAAGGTATGGTATGGATGCAGCAATTTTATTTTCAGATATTCTAGTTGTTCCACAAGCTATGAATATTGAAGTAGAAATGAAACCAAATGTAGGACCTTGGTTGCCAAATCCTATCAGAACAACTCAAGATTTAGATCGTGTTGTAGTACCTGATGTAAAAGAAGAATTAGGGTATGTTATGGATGCGATCAAAATGACCAAAGAACAACTGAATAACGAAATTCCGTTGATTGGCTTTGCTGGATCGCCATGGACTATCTTATGTTATTGCGTTCAAGGTCAGGGGTCAAAGAATTTTGATAAAGCTAAAAAGTTTTGTTTTACCAATCCAACAGCTGCTCATGCTTTGCTTCAAAAGATTACGGATACAACTATTTTATATCTTAAGGAAAAAGTAAAAGCTGGAGTGAATGCTGTGCAAGTATTTGATTCTTGGGGAGGTATGCTTTCTCCTGTTGATTACCAAGAGTTCTCATGGAGGTATATTCAGCAAATTATTGATGCACTAAAAGATGATGCTCCTGTGATAGCATTTGGAAAAGGATGTTGGTTTGCATTAGAAGAAATGTCAAAATCTGGCGCTTCAGCTATAGGTGTGGATTGGACTATAACGCCAGAAAAAGCAAGAGCTTTGACAAAAAACAATGTAACTTTACAAGGGAATTTTGATCCAACAAGACTGTATTCTCCACCTGCTGAGATAAAAAAAATGGTTAAACAAATGATTGATCGTTTTGGTAAAAATCAATATGTGGTAAATTTAGGACATGGTATATTGCCTGATATTCCTCTTGAAAATGTAGAAGCTTTTATCAGTTCGGTAAAAGAATATGAAGGATAA
- the hemN gene encoding oxygen-independent coproporphyrinogen III oxidase translates to MNNLIQKYNVPGPRYTSYPTVPYWDADGIAYEVWKETVKKAFKESNQEEGISLYIHLPFCENLCTFCACHKRITKRHEVETPYIESVIEEWKLYCDLLEEKPIIRELHLGGGTPTFFSAENLRKLIDGVFSRAIKSPDFEYSFEGHPNQTSKEQLKTLYDLGFRRNSFGIQDYDDKVQVAINRVQSFDNVKEVTLNSRDIGYESISHDLIFGLPHQTEESIRATIEKTNQLRPDRIAYYSYAHVPWIKGNGQRGFDENDLPQDAEKRKLYELGKELFFKNGYVEIGMDHFALPTDSLYQAMINKKLHRNFMGYTAGKTKLMIGLGASSISDSWYGFAQNEKKVEDYQQKVLQGIIPIYRGHALTEKDLIIRQHILNLMCQMKTSWKDDAMKFQELEQVLEQLAEMVDDGLILIEDQTLTVKEEGRMFVRNVCMAFDLRLMENKPNTRLFSMTI, encoded by the coding sequence ATGAATAACCTTATTCAAAAATATAATGTTCCTGGACCCCGTTATACAAGTTACCCGACTGTGCCTTATTGGGATGCTGATGGGATAGCGTATGAGGTGTGGAAAGAAACAGTTAAAAAAGCTTTTAAAGAAAGTAACCAAGAAGAAGGAATAAGCCTTTATATACATCTGCCTTTCTGTGAAAACTTATGTACGTTTTGTGCTTGCCATAAACGAATAACCAAACGACATGAAGTAGAAACACCTTATATAGAATCTGTTATTGAGGAGTGGAAATTGTATTGTGATTTATTAGAGGAAAAGCCTATCATTCGAGAGTTACATTTAGGGGGAGGAACTCCTACTTTTTTTTCTGCAGAAAACCTTAGAAAATTAATAGATGGTGTTTTTTCTAGAGCGATAAAAAGTCCCGATTTTGAATATAGTTTTGAAGGACATCCTAACCAAACTTCTAAAGAACAACTCAAAACATTATATGATCTAGGTTTTAGACGAAATAGTTTTGGGATTCAAGATTATGATGATAAAGTTCAAGTCGCCATTAACAGAGTGCAAAGTTTTGATAACGTAAAAGAAGTAACGCTAAATTCTAGAGATATCGGTTACGAATCGATAAGCCATGATTTAATATTTGGATTACCTCACCAAACTGAAGAAAGCATTAGGGCAACAATAGAAAAAACCAATCAGTTAAGACCAGATAGAATAGCGTATTATAGTTATGCCCATGTGCCTTGGATAAAAGGTAATGGTCAAAGAGGGTTTGATGAAAATGATTTGCCACAAGACGCTGAGAAAAGAAAACTATACGAATTAGGGAAAGAGTTGTTCTTTAAAAACGGTTACGTTGAAATAGGTATGGATCACTTTGCTTTACCCACCGATTCTTTATATCAAGCAATGATTAATAAGAAATTGCATAGGAACTTCATGGGATATACTGCGGGTAAAACAAAATTAATGATTGGGTTAGGAGCATCTTCAATTAGCGACTCGTGGTACGGATTTGCTCAAAATGAAAAGAAAGTAGAGGATTATCAACAGAAAGTACTTCAGGGGATAATTCCTATCTATAGAGGTCATGCGTTAACAGAAAAAGACTTGATTATTCGTCAACATATCTTAAACTTGATGTGCCAAATGAAAACCTCTTGGAAAGATGATGCTATGAAGTTTCAAGAACTGGAACAAGTTTTAGAACAGCTAGCAGAAATGGTTGATGATGGTTTAATTTTAATAGAAGATCAAACATTAACAGTTAAAGAAGAAGGAAGAATGTTTGTACGAAATGTCTGTATGGCTTTCGATTTAAGACTGATGGAGAACAAGCCTAATACTCGACTATTTTCAATGACAATATAA
- a CDS encoding zinc-dependent metalloprotease — MMKKTSIFFAFLTTSLLGFGQQFNPFHYNHNGIVNDSKLVLDLMEKKYPGYKNQVQQVFDNNKNGALKNGQTYTINTVVHVVWKNNEENIHDSIIERQIEILNEDYGRTNADTVNLRPIFDPIAGNPNIQFNLVAIERVQTNETFSVSFTGLPDNVKESANGGSDAWNTEYFLNIWVCNIDGGLLGALFGYAYPPAGLSHWPGGSEAPNPNLEGVVLDFRTVGDNNPNPMPDPNGGGGNVDFRGRTATHEVGHYLGLRHIWGDGGGFFGGNSCGADDGCDDTPNQGAQSNFDCNTSLNTCIDSLGGQPSPNDLPDLIENHMDYSSEACKNMFTNDQIGIMRSVLENERIGLLSDATAINEYSDVAIKLYPNPSNAIVNIELDQKLDNALIRVSDLLGKQLLLTKTDQQPLQLDFSHFNKGIYIVELLDNGNSKHIEKLIIK, encoded by the coding sequence ATGATGAAAAAAACAAGTATCTTTTTCGCCTTTTTGACTACCTCTCTTTTAGGCTTTGGACAACAATTCAATCCATTTCACTACAACCACAATGGAATTGTAAACGATTCCAAGTTAGTACTCGACTTAATGGAGAAAAAGTACCCGGGGTACAAAAACCAAGTACAACAAGTATTCGACAATAACAAAAACGGGGCTTTAAAAAATGGACAAACCTACACTATCAATACGGTGGTACATGTAGTTTGGAAGAATAATGAAGAAAACATTCACGATAGTATTATTGAACGTCAAATAGAAATACTTAATGAAGATTACGGGAGAACCAATGCTGACACCGTCAATTTACGTCCAATATTTGACCCTATTGCAGGGAACCCAAACATTCAATTTAACTTAGTTGCTATTGAACGCGTGCAAACCAATGAAACTTTTTCCGTTTCATTTACAGGACTTCCTGACAATGTAAAAGAGTCTGCTAATGGAGGAAGTGACGCATGGAACACTGAATATTTTTTAAATATTTGGGTTTGTAATATTGACGGAGGGTTATTAGGAGCTTTATTTGGCTATGCATACCCACCAGCAGGGCTTTCTCATTGGCCAGGAGGCTCAGAAGCTCCCAACCCTAATTTAGAAGGTGTTGTTTTAGATTTTAGAACTGTAGGAGACAACAACCCAAATCCTATGCCTGATCCAAACGGAGGAGGAGGAAATGTAGATTTCAGAGGAAGAACAGCAACGCATGAAGTTGGACATTATCTTGGTTTAAGACACATCTGGGGCGATGGCGGTGGATTTTTTGGAGGAAATAGCTGTGGCGCTGATGATGGTTGCGACGACACTCCAAATCAAGGTGCCCAAAGTAACTTTGACTGTAACACCAGCTTAAACACTTGCATAGACTCTTTAGGAGGGCAACCTTCTCCTAATGACCTACCAGATTTAATTGAAAATCATATGGATTATTCTTCTGAAGCTTGTAAGAACATGTTTACGAACGACCAAATTGGAATCATGAGAAGTGTCTTGGAGAATGAAAGAATTGGTTTATTATCTGACGCTACTGCAATTAATGAGTATTCTGATGTTGCTATAAAATTATACCCCAACCCTAGTAATGCTATTGTGAACATCGAATTGGATCAAAAACTTGACAATGCTTTAATTAGAGTTTCTGATTTACTCGGTAAACAACTATTATTAACAAAAACTGACCAACAACCATTACAACTGGACTTTAGCCACTTCAATAAAGGGATTTATATTGTTGAGTTACTTGACAATGGAAACTCAAAACATATTGAAAAGCTAATAATAAAATAA
- the nadC gene encoding carboxylating nicotinate-nucleotide diphosphorylase, whose translation MEIKDFVALAIEEDIKDGDHSALACIPNDARGKAKLLVKEGGIIAGIEVAKALFKAFDESVVFEQILNDGDQVKYGDIAFYIEGYSQKLLGSERLVLNIMQRMSAIATLTNKFVIEIGELPTKILDTRKTTPLIRFLEKQAVKIGGGENHRMGLYDMIMLKDNHIDFAGGIKNAILKTKKYLADKKLELKIEIETRNLNEVKEVLAIGGIDRIMLDNFSHEDLRTAVQLIDGKYETEASGGIKLSTVRSYAECGVDYVSSGALTHSVHNLDLSLKAV comes from the coding sequence ATGGAAATTAAAGACTTTGTGGCCTTAGCCATAGAAGAAGACATCAAAGATGGAGACCATTCTGCATTAGCTTGTATTCCTAATGATGCACGTGGAAAAGCTAAGCTTTTGGTAAAAGAGGGTGGTATAATCGCAGGAATTGAAGTCGCTAAAGCGCTGTTTAAAGCTTTTGATGAATCTGTTGTTTTTGAGCAAATACTTAATGATGGTGATCAAGTAAAATATGGTGACATTGCTTTTTACATAGAGGGGTATTCTCAAAAACTACTAGGATCAGAACGATTAGTACTGAACATTATGCAACGTATGAGTGCAATAGCTACGTTAACCAATAAATTTGTAATAGAGATTGGCGAACTACCAACTAAAATTCTAGACACCAGAAAAACAACTCCTTTAATTCGTTTTTTGGAGAAACAGGCCGTAAAAATAGGTGGAGGAGAAAATCATAGAATGGGATTGTATGATATGATTATGCTCAAAGACAATCACATTGATTTTGCTGGAGGAATTAAAAATGCAATTCTTAAAACAAAAAAATACCTAGCTGACAAAAAACTAGAACTAAAGATTGAAATAGAAACAAGAAACCTTAATGAAGTAAAAGAAGTTCTTGCTATAGGAGGTATCGATCGTATTATGTTGGACAACTTTTCACATGAAGACTTGAGAACTGCTGTACAATTAATTGATGGAAAATACGAAACGGAAGCATCTGGCGGCATCAAACTATCAACAGTTAGAAGCTATGCTGAATGTGGCGTTGACTATGTCTCTTCAGGAGCTTTAACACATTCTGTTCACAATTTGGACTTAAGTTTAAAAGCTGTATAA
- the rlmH gene encoding 23S rRNA (pseudouridine(1915)-N(3))-methyltransferase RlmH yields the protein MQIKLIVVGKTNKKYLIEGELEYEKRLKHYIRFEEEVIPELKKAKHLSESEIKEKEGKLILNKLNNADYLVLLDENGKAYHSIGFSQFIQKQLNSGVRKVVFVVGGAYGFSEEVYRRANSKIALSPMTFSHQMVRLFFKEQLYRGFTILKNEPYHHR from the coding sequence ATGCAAATAAAACTAATTGTTGTTGGAAAAACGAATAAGAAATACCTTATTGAGGGAGAGCTAGAGTATGAAAAAAGACTAAAGCACTATATTCGATTTGAAGAAGAGGTGATTCCTGAGCTAAAAAAAGCCAAGCATTTATCCGAGTCAGAAATAAAAGAAAAAGAGGGAAAACTTATTTTAAACAAATTGAATAATGCTGATTATCTGGTACTATTAGATGAAAATGGGAAAGCATATCACTCCATAGGATTTAGTCAGTTTATTCAAAAACAACTCAATTCAGGTGTGAGAAAAGTCGTTTTTGTTGTTGGTGGTGCCTATGGTTTTAGCGAAGAAGTATATAGGAGAGCTAATTCAAAAATAGCATTGTCTCCAATGACATTTTCTCATCAAATGGTACGACTTTTTTTTAAAGAACAGTTGTATAGAGGGTTTACCATTTTAAAGAATGAACCTTACCATCATAGGTAG
- a CDS encoding TonB-dependent receptor, with protein MKNYLILGLVLLSYTLFAQQTIKGTVVDLESKFPLPGVNVVVISDTTQLLGAATDMNGKFKIENVSYGRHQVQITYMGYTPQVKTVIVNSAKEVVLNVSIEESALMMDEVVIESSNGRDVKNEMAVVSAQVFSVEETERYAGSRGDPARMASNFAGVSGSDDSRNDIVIRGNSPLGVLYRVEGVDIPNPNHFSVSGSTGGPTSIINNKILGNSDFFTGAFPAEFGNSTSGVFDLSLRAGNNENYEFTGQLGLFGTELLAEGPISKEKGSSFLMMYRYSTLVFFGKLGLDLGTSAIPYYQDLNFKLNFPLKKGGNVSLWSMSGLSNIDILISEQKNREELDTYGENDKDQHFGTGMAVGGITFSKPLNENTYVKSTLAMSREQQKSHHELVHRVVANEAGDFRLDSVTNYMKFTFNTTKFTSSSFVNTKVGKKGVLKAGYNADFFIANLRDSILDTANYVWNKRWDADESFALIQPYASYKYKATDNLVFTAGLHYSYFTLNNTVSGIEPRGGMKWTINDKNAISAGVGIHSQIQPVYTYYYILPGNQTPHNTEMGMNKSFHSVLGYTRQLSKKIGLKLETYYQELSNIPVEVRPSAFSLINGGSGFSRLFPDTLTNSGTGRNYGIEFTLQKYFSNNWYAMSTGAIYDSKFKGSNGVEYNTSFNNNFAINILAGKEFELSKNRTIGLGTKFTWGGGKRYGNVDIAKTTLTGDIIFEDDKFNEFQFQDYLRLDFKISFKKNAKKVTHEVAFDLVNVTNQQNILNLTYAPSANEIGNDAIRENYQLGFLPIFYYRIDF; from the coding sequence ATGAAAAATTATTTAATATTAGGGCTTGTTTTATTGTCGTATACATTGTTTGCTCAACAAACGATTAAAGGGACAGTAGTCGATTTAGAGTCTAAGTTTCCACTTCCAGGAGTTAATGTTGTCGTCATTTCAGATACTACTCAATTGTTGGGGGCGGCAACAGATATGAATGGAAAATTTAAAATAGAAAATGTTTCTTATGGAAGACACCAGGTACAGATTACTTACATGGGCTATACTCCACAAGTAAAAACAGTTATTGTAAACTCTGCAAAAGAAGTGGTACTCAATGTTTCCATAGAAGAGTCAGCTTTAATGATGGATGAGGTCGTGATAGAGTCAAGTAATGGGAGGGATGTAAAAAATGAAATGGCAGTGGTGAGTGCTCAGGTTTTTTCAGTTGAAGAAACCGAGAGATATGCTGGTAGTAGAGGAGATCCAGCGCGTATGGCTAGTAATTTTGCTGGTGTTTCAGGGTCTGATGATAGTAGAAATGATATTGTGATTAGGGGGAACTCTCCTCTTGGAGTTTTATATAGAGTGGAAGGAGTGGATATTCCTAACCCTAACCACTTCTCAGTATCCGGTTCAACAGGAGGTCCAACAAGTATTATTAATAATAAAATATTGGGCAATAGTGACTTTTTTACAGGGGCTTTCCCAGCTGAATTTGGAAACAGTACTTCAGGAGTATTTGATCTGAGTTTACGTGCTGGAAATAATGAAAATTATGAGTTTACGGGACAGTTAGGGCTGTTTGGGACTGAGCTTTTAGCAGAGGGGCCTATTTCAAAAGAAAAAGGCTCGTCATTTCTAATGATGTATCGTTATTCTACTTTAGTCTTTTTTGGGAAGTTAGGCTTAGATTTAGGGACGTCTGCGATCCCTTATTATCAAGATTTAAACTTTAAATTAAATTTCCCACTAAAAAAAGGAGGGAATGTATCACTTTGGTCAATGAGTGGTTTAAGTAATATTGATATTTTAATTAGTGAACAAAAAAATAGAGAAGAATTAGATACTTATGGAGAAAATGATAAAGACCAACATTTTGGTACAGGAATGGCTGTTGGAGGAATTACATTTTCTAAACCATTAAATGAGAATACTTATGTTAAGTCTACACTTGCAATGTCGAGAGAACAACAAAAATCCCATCACGAATTAGTGCATCGAGTTGTAGCTAATGAAGCAGGAGATTTTAGATTAGATTCAGTGACTAATTATATGAAGTTTACGTTTAATACGACAAAGTTTACCAGTTCTTCATTTGTAAATACTAAGGTGGGGAAGAAAGGGGTTTTAAAAGCAGGGTATAATGCCGATTTTTTTATTGCAAACCTACGAGATAGTATCTTAGATACTGCTAATTATGTATGGAATAAAAGGTGGGATGCTGACGAATCTTTTGCGTTAATTCAGCCTTATGCATCTTATAAATATAAAGCTACAGATAATTTGGTCTTTACTGCTGGATTGCATTATTCATATTTTACCTTAAATAATACGGTCTCAGGAATAGAGCCTCGAGGAGGTATGAAATGGACAATAAATGATAAAAATGCAATAAGTGCTGGAGTAGGGATACATAGTCAAATCCAACCTGTATATACTTATTACTACATTCTTCCTGGGAATCAAACCCCACACAATACAGAGATGGGAATGAACAAAAGTTTTCATTCAGTGTTAGGATACACCCGTCAATTATCAAAAAAAATAGGCCTAAAGTTAGAAACTTACTATCAGGAATTGAGTAATATTCCTGTTGAGGTTAGACCTTCAGCTTTTTCTTTAATTAATGGCGGTAGTGGGTTTTCGAGGTTATTCCCAGATACATTGACTAATAGCGGTACAGGAAGAAATTACGGTATAGAATTTACTCTTCAGAAATATTTTAGTAATAATTGGTATGCGATGTCCACAGGAGCAATATATGACTCAAAATTTAAAGGAAGCAATGGAGTAGAGTATAATACTAGTTTTAATAATAATTTTGCGATTAATATCCTTGCTGGAAAAGAGTTTGAACTGTCTAAAAATAGAACTATCGGTTTAGGAACTAAATTTACTTGGGGAGGAGGAAAAAGATATGGAAATGTAGATATTGCTAAAACAACGTTAACAGGAGATATTATTTTTGAAGATGATAAGTTTAATGAGTTTCAGTTCCAAGATTATTTACGTTTAGACTTTAAAATTAGTTTTAAGAAGAATGCAAAGAAAGTGACCCATGAGGTAGCATTTGATTTGGTAAATGTAACTAATCAACAAAATATTTTGAACTTAACTTATGCGCCATCAGCAAACGAAATAGGAAATGACGCTATTCGTGAAAATTACCAATTAGGATTTTTACCAATCTTCTACTATAGAATTGATTTCTAG